DNA from Canis lupus familiaris isolate Mischka breed German Shepherd chromosome 9, alternate assembly UU_Cfam_GSD_1.0, whole genome shotgun sequence:
CGAACTCAGCCCCAAACTTTGTTTAcatgggtggggagatggaacggggtgggggtgggggcggtcaGGAGGAGGGGGTGTTGAGGACCTGGGCTGCTGGAACCAAAGCAGGGACTTCCTGGCTGGAGGGGTATAACCCCCTCGGCCCTCCGACGTGGAATTTGGGTTATTGCCCAGGCACTGCCAGTGGGAGGTGAGGTGAGGAGCTCAGCCTCTTCATTGTCTAAATGAGGCCTGAACGTGTGAAGTGCGATTTCTGCTTTTCGTGTaccccccccaaccctccccaccCCGGTTTACCGAAGCTGCCTTTGTGTTTGTGTCAATAAAAAGCCAAACCCTGGGTCCTGATTGTTGCCTCTTGAGAGTGGAGGGGAAGGTGGGCTCATGGAAGGCCAGTGCTTGAGAATGGAAGGTTAGGGTTCCTCCTTCCATGCTCAAGTCAAGTTTCCTTTCAGGAAATGCAATGAGAAGAAGGTCACGCCACTTTTATTGTTCTTGGGCAGCATTGTACAACCCATAATCCCTGCCGCTGTTGACTAGCACAATCTCTTGCACCCAATGCACCTGACTCCAGCCTGGTTAGAGAGGCTTGGCTGAAGGGTGGGGGCAATGAGAAGGGTAGGCTCTTAGCCCGATGTGGCAGTAAAGACTGCCAGGCCCCGCTGTCCCGGGGGCACAACTCTCAGGGACTCCACCTCTCCACCTCCACGAGAGGGCTTCTGGAAGTGGATCTCCAGGATGTCCTGCAGCTCTGGGCCATCCAGGACATCAGGAATGTTGAGCACTAGCACTGATTGGGGCACCGGCCGGAACATGATCTGGAAAAGGAGCCAGGAGCTGGGCAAAAGGCTCTCCAGAGTCAGGGACTAGGGACAGGCGGTACCGTGGGGGTATGGGAGGGACCAGGAGGCTGGAGAGGCTGGCAATGGGGAGGGCAGTGGAGTCTGGGGACTCTGATCCCATTTTGGGCAAGTTTCTGGCTGGCAGACAGGTTCCTTGCCCAGCCTCTGATTCTCTACCTTCCCACTTACCTCTGCCTTCTGAATCTCCCCACTTAGGTAGGGAGAGACTCTCAAAGGGAAACTTTGCCTGCCCAGTGGCACTGTGAACTGGCCAACCTGGCACAGGTGCTGCGCcactgtggggagagagagggatggacGTCTGGCATCAAGGGCTCTGCTGTCCCTCAGTCTAATGCATCAGCCTGAAACTTGTGGGCAGGGCCCTTACCTGTGTCCTTAGTGAAACCCAGAACAACACCCCCTTGCAGTAGTAGTTCCCGGGTCTCCACCTCACCACCTCCATTCCTGATCTTGCCAAAGAAGATCTCCAGCTTGTCCAGCAGCTCCTCCTCACTCAGTCTGAGCCCTGCAGGAAACCCACTGACCAGCACGCTCCACCTGCTTATCTGAGTGGACACCTGGGGCAGACATGAAGGAGAGGTCCAGCCCCACTTCCCAGTGCCCAAGTGCCATGGCACTCCCTgcacatcccaggaccctgctgtTCTCTCACCTGGATGGTGGTCACCATGGGCAGCTCCAAGGCTTCCACTTGAACCCGCAACCGGCATTCCTCTATGTCGATTTTATGTTCCTTCTGCTGTACCACCCTCTCAGCCACTGGCATGAGGAAGCAGCAAGGTCAGTGCTGGGatgcctcccagcctccctcccagggCTTCTCATGAGAGCTCACCCTTGGGGTCATCAAAGTTGACCAGAGCAGAACCTCCTGGCAGAGGGTAGCAGATCCGCAGTTTGGAAACCAAACACGTGGGCACCTCTTTGCCCTGCTGAGTGTGTCCTCGGAACACCAGGGGGAGTGCAGGTACTGAGAATGGGACctggaggccagggcagggaggctgatgcagccTTCAGGGGCGGGAGAggcctgacccccaccccccaggaggaAAGTGTTCCTTGTGCTCAATGCCAGGAACAAGTACATTTACTGAAAGAAGAGCTGGATAAATGAGTGGATGAACATAGGCCAAGCCTGTACTGGCACTTTACTCCCAAGATCTTAGTTTGTTCTCACACCAGCAAGTCTGGTagttccactttacagatgagaacacatGTCCCAAGAGCTCAAGTAACACACTGGAGGTCACACAAGGCAAAGAAGTGGCGGAGCCAGGAGAGAGAGTAACTTCTAGTTCTTTCTACCAGGCCACCCTCTCTCCCAGCTTACCTGGTCAGGGGGGATGTCCCTGAGCTCTCTCCTCTGCTGCTGCAGTTCCTGCAGCCTCCTCATCAGTCTGGTCTGCTCCTCCTGAAGCGCACAGAGGGCCTAGTAGGGGGAGATGACCAGACATCCACCTGCCTTCCTGGAGAAGGAGCCCAGTGGAAGGCCTTTTCCCACAGCAGAGCTGGTGCTCAGCTCAAGGAGAgtccagccctgggctgggcctggcccACTTTCCTCAGGACTTACCTGGCCTCATCTCAGCCACTGTCTGGGGGGTGCAGGAGGAGCCTTGGCAGCAGCCACAGTTGGTTCATTACAGAAGACTATGCCTTTAACAAACACTAACTGAGTTCCTGCTGCAGGGTGCCAAGCACTGACACAGGGTAGTGGGGGACAAGAGGCCAGCCATCGGGTCTGTACGAAACAGTACCCAAGACACCATACCCACAGGACCCACTGTGAAGCATGTTAGGAGTATGGAGGAGGGACTGTCCCATAGGCCTTAACATAACTAGGGAGGCCTCCAAAGGGGATGCAGGCTTAGAATGGCAACACATCATACTATTAGCTAACATTTATGAAGCATTTACTGTATGTCAGGCCATATGCCAAGCTTTCTATGTGCATTATATCGCTCAATTCTGgaaacaaccctatgagataaATTCCCTTAGCCttattttacagacgaggaaaccaaagctcagagaggataagtgacttgcccaaagtcattcGGCCCTATGCAGTCTGACTCCAATCTGTGCTTTCCAGTGAAGAAATATAGCCCAGAGTGGGGGAGCGACATCCCCCACATCTCCCAGCTTGTCCCTTGACTAGTGGTCTTTCCACTGTACTAAGCAGCCTTTCAGGCTGCGTGTGATTTGGAGCAAgtccagagacagagagtgacAACATGGGCAAGGGAATGACACCAGGGACACGAATGAATGCACCTTTGTTTGTGGGATGGAGTAGACGTGAGCTGGCGAGTTCACTGTGTGGTTGGGAGGCCTGATTAATAAGGTCAGCTCAGAGAAGTGTGAGCTCACTCGGGAAGGCGGGACTCTATCCTAGCCATCTCTGTGTCCCCAGTGTTCGGCAGAGTCCCTGGCACAAAACAGGCATTCaaaaatgtgtgttgaatgaatgaatgaatgtggtgAATGAATGATAGGATGGGAGCATATTTCAGAGGGCACTGGAGATGTTCAGTGtgagtttgctttattttaaacagAGGAACCCAGGGCTTGACCAAATAACACTGGTTGATGGGTAGTGAGAAAGGCACCcagttctttatatttctataaataaggGAACTTTAGGGGCTGGACAGATGACATCAATGAGTCCAGGAAGCCAGTGTGGATAACAGGGAGTGCTAGGAACTCAAACTGGAGAGAGCATGTCCCCACCTAAGTGGCATCCTCTTCTCAGCTCCAGCCAAGATTTTCTCATGTGGGAATGTGGTTTCAGGATCCTgtatcttccctttttttttttttttaagattttatttatttattcatgagagacacagagaaagagagagagagagagactgagagagagccagagacacgggtagagggagaagcaggctccatgcacggagcctgacgtgggactcgatcctgggtctccagggtcatgccctgggctgaaggcggcgctaaactgctgagccaccagagctgcctcttcccatttttaaaaaagattttattttaggggtgcctgcctttggctcaggtcatgatcccaggattctgagatggagccccatgtggagctctctgtccagcggggagcctgctgcttctccctctgcctgccactctgcctgcttatGCTCTattgctttctgtcaaataaataaaatatttaaaaaatatattttatgtatttatttgagagagaaagcataagcaggggggaagggTAAAGGGGGAGGAAAGACTCTCacgtagactccccactgagcatggagcccaacgtggggctcaatctcatgaccctgagatcatgacctgagccaaaaccaagagttggttgctcaatcGATTGAGCCACCCCGGTACCCCAATAAATATAgagtttttcaaagaaccattcAAGTAGGAGAGTTCAGATTTGATATCAGTAGGAAATAGAACTAGTGAAGATTTTGGGGGTGTGTGAGGTAGTAGACACAGTGTTTAAGGGAGCAATTTGGCAGCTATGGCAGGATGAACTCCAGCATCAGGAACTGGGAAGTGACACTGAGTTTCTAATTCCCATGGATGTGGCAGGAGCTGGGCTGGGCGTCTGGCAATGGGCATGTGCGGGTGAGCATATTTCATGAGGAAAGCTCCAGGACTCCGGGTGTGTATATTAAGGAGACAGAGGGGACAAACTGAAACGATGATGTCGAGGTTGCAGACCTAGGTGTCAAGAGTTTGGTAGAAAG
Protein-coding regions in this window:
- the IFI35 gene encoding interferon-induced 35 kDa protein encodes the protein MSVYDVALCALQEEQTRLMRRLQELQQQRRELRDIPPDQVPFSVPALPLVFRGHTQQGKEVPTCLVSKLRICYPLPGGSALVNFDDPKVAERVVQQKEHKIDIEECRLRVQVEALELPMVTTIQVSTQISRWSVLVSGFPAGLRLSEEELLDKLEIFFGKIRNGGGEVETRELLLQGGVVLGFTKDTVAQHLCQVGQFTVPLGRQSFPLRVSPYLSGEIQKAEIMFRPVPQSVLVLNIPDVLDGPELQDILEIHFQKPSRGGGEVESLRVVPPGQRGLAVFTATSG